A single Thermoleophilia bacterium DNA region contains:
- the prfB gene encoding peptide chain release factor 2 (programmed frameshift), producing the protein MSTTASEALVQLDALRERLKEARGRLGWLRSYLDPPKLTASLAALEERMRAPGFWDDQAEASKVSAEYSRVKRRLEEFAALEGRFADLESTEELLREEMGGDAVDDELLRELVHGVAEMESELQRGEERRFFGGKYDEGGAIVTIHSGAGGTESQDWTEMLMRMYLRWFERRGFQVEVNDVLEGEEAGVKSATMTVQGENVYGLMASEKGVHRLVRLSPFDSANRRHTSFASVDASPLVDESVDVQIEDDEIRIDTYRSSGAGGQHVNKTSSAIRITHLPTNIVVQCQNERSQLQNKTVAMNMLKSKLVELEERKRAEELAKERGEVMNVNFGSQIRSYVLHPYQMVKDLRTSFEVGNAQSVLDGDLDGFVREYLVWRASGSAPRK; encoded by the exons ATGAGTACCACCGCCTCAGAAGCACTCGTCCAGCTGGACGCGCTCCGCGAGCGGCTCAAGGAGGCCCGCGGGCGCCTTGGCTGGCTGCGGAGCTATCTT GACCCCCCCAAGCTGACAGCCAGTCTCGCAGCTCTTGAGGAGCGCATGCGCGCCCCCGGGTTCTGGGACGATCAAGCCGAGGCATCCAAGGTCTCGGCCGAGTACAGCCGCGTGAAGCGTCGCCTGGAGGAGTTCGCCGCTCTCGAAGGCCGTTTCGCGGATCTCGAGTCCACCGAGGAGCTGCTGCGCGAGGAGATGGGCGGTGACGCCGTCGACGACGAGCTCCTGCGGGAGCTCGTGCACGGCGTCGCCGAGATGGAGTCGGAGTTGCAGCGCGGCGAGGAGCGGCGTTTCTTCGGCGGCAAGTACGACGAGGGCGGCGCCATCGTTACGATTCACTCGGGCGCCGGCGGCACCGAATCGCAAGACTGGACCGAGATGCTCATGCGCATGTACCTGCGTTGGTTCGAGCGCCGCGGCTTCCAGGTCGAGGTCAACGATGTCCTCGAGGGCGAGGAAGCCGGTGTCAAGAGCGCAACGATGACGGTGCAGGGCGAGAACGTCTACGGCCTCATGGCAAGCGAGAAAGGGGTGCACCGCCTCGTTCGCCTCAGTCCCTTCGATTCCGCCAATCGTCGGCACACCAGCTTCGCCTCGGTCGATGCTTCGCCGCTGGTCGATGAGAGCGTCGACGTGCAGATCGAAGACGACGAGATCCGCATCGACACGTATCGCTCGAGCGGTGCCGGCGGCCAGCACGTCAACAAGACGAGCTCGGCCATCCGCATCACGCACCTGCCGACCAATATCGTCGTGCAGTGCCAGAACGAGCGTTCACAGTTGCAGAACAAGACCGTCGCCATGAATATGCTCAAGTCCAAGCTCGTGGAGCTCGAAGAACGTAAGCGGGCCGAAGAGCTCGCCAAAGAGCGTGGCGAGGTCATGAATGTCAATTTCGGCAGTCAGATCCGCAGCTATGTCCTGCACCCATATCAAATGGTCAAGGACTTGCGCACCAGTTTCGAGGTTGGGAACGCCCAGAGTGTTCTCGATGGCGACCTCGACGGCTTCGTCCGTGAGTACCTCGTGTGGCGAGCCAGTGGGAGCGCGCCACGCAAGTAG
- the add gene encoding adenosine deaminase, with amino-acid sequence MRSGTWSDPAVPRPYPKIELHVHLEATVGAARLRSIARRNETAVPPAAGTPVASSAAPIDFSQFITAWKTASMALRRERDFREVVVDYAGAAAAQGCVYIEAIFSASEPVRRGTSWQEVFEGYCGGGEEARARHGVEVRFTPEITRDFPPEIGEDLARWAVAYRERGVVGIGLGGSEALFPAELHTRAFAIAREGGLQAAPHAGEMAGPESVRAALDVLQAARLRHGVRAVEDAGLLAEIAARGIVCDVTPTSNVLLGVVSSLQEHPLPQLLAAGVMCSIGSDDPALLGTDLALECARATRLGHDPRTMYSHALLGAFCDESLKAHLRQQAEAYDWV; translated from the coding sequence GTGAGGTCGGGCACGTGGTCGGACCCGGCCGTGCCGAGACCATATCCGAAGATAGAACTGCACGTGCACCTCGAGGCGACAGTGGGTGCGGCGCGCCTGCGCAGCATCGCGCGCCGCAACGAGACAGCAGTGCCGCCGGCCGCCGGCACGCCCGTCGCCAGTTCTGCCGCGCCCATCGATTTCAGTCAGTTTATCACCGCCTGGAAGACGGCCTCCATGGCGTTGCGGCGCGAGCGCGACTTTCGTGAGGTCGTCGTGGATTACGCAGGCGCCGCCGCTGCGCAGGGCTGCGTCTACATCGAGGCGATCTTCTCCGCCTCGGAGCCGGTGCGGCGCGGCACCTCGTGGCAGGAGGTGTTTGAGGGCTATTGCGGCGGTGGGGAAGAGGCGCGTGCCCGGCACGGCGTGGAGGTACGTTTCACGCCGGAGATCACGCGCGACTTTCCCCCCGAGATCGGCGAGGATCTTGCTCGCTGGGCGGTCGCCTACCGCGAGCGCGGCGTGGTCGGCATCGGGCTCGGCGGCAGCGAGGCGCTGTTTCCCGCCGAGCTACACACGCGCGCCTTCGCCATCGCACGCGAAGGCGGTTTGCAGGCGGCGCCACACGCCGGCGAGATGGCCGGCCCCGAGTCGGTTCGCGCCGCCCTCGACGTGTTGCAGGCGGCGCGGCTCCGCCACGGTGTCCGCGCCGTCGAGGACGCCGGCCTTCTGGCCGAGATCGCGGCTCGCGGCATCGTTTGCGACGTGACGCCGACAAGCAACGTCCTGCTCGGCGTCGTCTCTTCGCTGCAGGAGCACCCCCTGCCTCAGCTTCTGGCGGCAGGGGTCATGTGTTCCATCGGCAGTGACGATCCGGCGCTCCTCGGCACCGATTTGGCACTGGAGTGCGCCCGCGCCACGCGCCTCGGGCACGATCCGCGGACGATGTACTCGCACGCACTCCTCGGCGCGTTCTGCGACGAGTCGCTGAAAGCGCATCTGCGGCAGCAGGCGGAGGCGTACGACTGGGTGTAG
- a CDS encoding Wzz/FepE/Etk N-terminal domain-containing protein, with the protein MTDDRQARPVLEMPPEHRPPVLAEGMTLRDALSVLRRRLWLVILLAVVAAVGAYVVASLQPDVYEATTDLIYEQELDIANPLTGQSYTDPYLREIELNSVGSILASSDMLARTQKRLEGSGWVLDEYAVSAAPAGDVSSDSSLSTTNIVRVSVQGPDPEGCAAVANAYADAFVAWRTQRVQEQISEAIDALQVQLESYKTDTSKLGADYLVLQQRLQDMRIYKSTATGNFRVLVAATAPAEPFAPQPLRSAAMGLAVGLFAGVGLAFLLEVLDTRLRSADDVTRILQRPILGRIPEMGRETAEARGVMTLRDPESVVADAFRLVRTNLRFTSLEGAVRSFMVTSCQPGEGKSVTVANLAAAFALAGRKVVVVDGDLRRPRQHALFGLSNSRGVSTVLTGESTLVESVQRVYIPSTDERDQALTFVAWARGSGNDARFYVLPSGPLPPNPGEMVSSHQFAKLIDDLRNEAEIVIVDCPALLAVGDSAALADKVDGLVFLVDLKATKRPALVRAAEQVGKLPCQFLGVVLRGEATREAGYNAYSYGHGYRTGKEAVKP; encoded by the coding sequence GTGACTGACGATCGGCAAGCGCGGCCCGTGCTGGAGATGCCGCCGGAGCACCGTCCGCCGGTTCTCGCGGAGGGTATGACGCTGCGCGATGCCCTCTCCGTGCTCCGCCGCCGGCTCTGGCTCGTCATCCTCCTGGCGGTGGTGGCCGCCGTTGGGGCATACGTCGTTGCGTCCTTGCAGCCGGACGTCTACGAGGCGACGACGGACCTCATCTACGAGCAAGAGCTCGACATCGCCAATCCACTGACCGGTCAGTCTTATACCGATCCCTACCTGCGCGAGATCGAGCTCAACAGCGTCGGCAGCATCTTGGCCAGCTCAGACATGCTGGCGCGTACGCAGAAGCGTCTGGAAGGCTCTGGGTGGGTGCTCGACGAGTACGCCGTCAGCGCGGCGCCGGCCGGTGACGTATCGTCCGATTCCTCTCTGTCTACGACCAACATCGTGCGCGTCTCGGTTCAAGGGCCGGATCCCGAGGGGTGCGCCGCGGTCGCCAACGCCTACGCCGACGCGTTCGTAGCCTGGCGCACCCAACGGGTGCAGGAGCAGATTTCGGAGGCCATTGACGCGCTCCAGGTCCAACTCGAGAGCTACAAGACGGACACGTCCAAGCTCGGCGCCGACTACCTGGTGTTGCAGCAGCGCCTGCAGGACATGCGCATCTACAAGTCAACGGCGACCGGCAACTTCCGCGTGCTCGTCGCGGCGACCGCGCCTGCCGAGCCGTTCGCGCCGCAACCCCTGCGCAGCGCCGCCATGGGACTCGCCGTAGGGCTCTTCGCCGGCGTTGGACTGGCCTTTCTGCTCGAGGTACTGGATACGCGGCTGCGCAGCGCCGACGACGTTACGCGCATCTTGCAGCGGCCTATCTTGGGCCGCATTCCCGAGATGGGGCGCGAGACTGCCGAGGCCCGTGGTGTGATGACCTTGCGCGATCCAGAGAGCGTTGTCGCCGATGCCTTTCGATTGGTGCGCACCAATCTGCGGTTCACCAGCCTCGAGGGGGCGGTACGGTCGTTCATGGTGACCAGTTGCCAGCCGGGTGAGGGCAAGAGCGTGACGGTGGCCAATCTCGCGGCCGCCTTCGCACTCGCCGGCAGGAAAGTCGTCGTCGTCGACGGCGACCTGCGTCGACCGCGTCAGCACGCGCTCTTCGGGCTGTCGAACAGTCGTGGTGTGAGTACTGTACTGACCGGCGAATCCACTCTCGTCGAGTCGGTTCAGCGTGTGTACATCCCGTCAACCGACGAACGCGATCAGGCGCTTACGTTCGTCGCATGGGCACGGGGCTCCGGCAACGATGCGCGTTTCTACGTTCTTCCGAGCGGGCCGTTGCCGCCCAACCCGGGGGAGATGGTTTCGTCGCACCAGTTCGCCAAGCTCATCGACGATCTAAGAAACGAGGCGGAGATCGTCATCGTCGACTGCCCGGCGCTGCTCGCCGTCGGCGACAGCGCCGCCCTCGCCGATAAGGTGGACGGTCTCGTCTTTCTCGTCGACCTCAAAGCCACCAAGCGGCCCGCGCTGGTGCGGGCCGCCGAGCAGGTCGGCAAGCTCCCCTGCCAATTCTTGGGCGTGGTGCTGCGCGGAGAGGCCACGCGTGAGGCCGGGTACAACGCGTACTCGTACGGCCACGGCTACCGGACCGGCAAGGAAGCGGTCAAGCCATGA
- a CDS encoding DEAD/DEAH box helicase, which translates to MSESTDIPQAPEPANTPESEPSASPTKRRRSRGGRRRSGRGRQAGAEQAAGTPQSPSGDTTARESVAAGASTGSVSAAQATTPRTGASSPNRGASSGDGARPPRRRRGRGRGAGAQADQKVADTAPVRCTPRPLGPPPQVDLPHFAALGLDATLLAGVAEAGYEVPTPIQEQAIPRALAGRDIVGCAQTGTGKTAAFVLPILQRMSAPLAADGLVGRPSALVVTPTRELCGQIEEVGQRLGTYAGRQIVAAFGGVPYEPQAKLVRQGVDLLVATPGRLLDMLRQGHVSLERVETLVLDEADRMLDMGFWPDVKRIIDAVSDKRQNLLFSATMSKPVLSIIEDTLHEPIFIELGGSARPVEAVEQRILPVNSEQKVDLLVEYFRHHDPTRTIVFTRTRRRAERLAVTLNRAGITCEAIHGDRTQAQRQRALDSFKLGSTAVLVATDVVARGIDVDNITHVINYDIPTNPEDYVHRIGRTARAGSSGIAVSLLTGEEVHELKAIERLIGTTIERHDLPGFDYEKRQIPESHQVQPKVGKLVWNGGARRSAVQGIRRRPPRRSAAR; encoded by the coding sequence GTGAGCGAATCTACCGATATCCCGCAGGCGCCCGAGCCTGCAAACACACCAGAATCGGAGCCGAGCGCGTCCCCGACCAAGCGTCGCCGGTCGCGCGGAGGACGCCGGCGCAGCGGCCGTGGTCGCCAGGCCGGCGCCGAACAGGCCGCCGGTACCCCGCAGAGCCCAAGTGGCGACACGACTGCCCGTGAATCTGTCGCCGCCGGCGCGTCGACTGGCTCGGTGAGCGCCGCACAGGCGACGACGCCGCGCACCGGCGCGTCTTCGCCGAATCGCGGCGCGAGCAGCGGCGACGGCGCGCGACCGCCACGCCGGCGCCGCGGTCGCGGCAGGGGCGCCGGTGCGCAGGCAGACCAGAAGGTCGCTGACACCGCGCCCGTGCGGTGCACGCCGCGGCCGCTTGGGCCGCCACCGCAGGTGGACCTGCCGCACTTCGCGGCGCTTGGTCTGGACGCCACTTTGCTTGCCGGTGTTGCCGAGGCTGGCTACGAAGTCCCCACGCCGATTCAGGAACAGGCGATCCCGCGCGCCCTCGCCGGACGCGACATCGTCGGTTGCGCGCAGACGGGCACCGGCAAGACGGCTGCCTTCGTGCTGCCGATTCTGCAACGCATGAGCGCGCCGCTCGCGGCCGACGGTCTCGTCGGCCGTCCGTCGGCGCTCGTCGTCACGCCCACGCGCGAGCTCTGCGGCCAGATCGAGGAAGTCGGCCAGCGGCTCGGCACCTATGCCGGTCGCCAGATCGTCGCCGCCTTCGGCGGCGTCCCGTACGAGCCGCAAGCAAAGCTTGTGCGTCAGGGCGTCGATCTCCTCGTGGCGACGCCCGGCCGTCTCCTCGACATGCTGCGCCAAGGGCACGTCTCTCTGGAGCGCGTCGAGACGCTGGTCCTCGATGAGGCCGATCGCATGCTCGACATGGGCTTCTGGCCGGACGTGAAGCGCATCATCGACGCCGTCTCCGACAAGCGCCAGAACCTGCTGTTCTCGGCGACCATGAGTAAGCCGGTACTCAGCATCATCGAAGACACGTTGCACGAACCTATCTTCATCGAACTCGGCGGGAGCGCCAGACCGGTTGAGGCGGTAGAGCAGCGCATCCTGCCGGTGAACAGCGAACAGAAGGTCGATCTGCTGGTGGAGTACTTCCGGCATCACGATCCGACGCGCACGATCGTCTTCACGCGCACGCGGCGGCGCGCGGAGCGTCTCGCGGTTACGCTTAATCGCGCCGGCATCACCTGTGAGGCGATCCACGGCGATCGCACGCAGGCGCAGCGCCAGAGGGCGCTGGACAGCTTCAAGTTGGGCTCCACAGCCGTGCTCGTGGCCACCGATGTCGTCGCTCGCGGCATCGATGTCGACAACATCACGCACGTGATCAACTACGACATCCCGACGAATCCCGAGGACTACGTGCACCGCATCGGCCGCACCGCTCGCGCCGGCTCGAGCGGCATTGCCGTGAGTCTGTTGACGGGCGAAGAGGTGCACGAGCTCAAGGCGATCGAACGGCTGATCGGCACGACGATCGAGCGTCACGACTTGCCCGGCTTCGATTACGAGAAGCGCCAGATCCCCGAGTCACACCAGGTGCAGCCGAAAGTCGGCAAGTTGGTGTGGAACGGGGGCGCGCGGCGCTCGGCGGTTCAGGGCATCAGGCGGCGGCCGCCGCGCCGCAGCGCGGCGCGCTAA